A section of the Flavobacteriales bacterium genome encodes:
- a CDS encoding DNA translocase FtsK translates to MPVANERKNRVRSSEDDAPVETPKRATKRNKPRDAGPGWWSRTRAFVADRRTHKVFGLFLVLLSGYLLVAFVSYLFTWRADQDLTNRSWGALLSREVEADNWLGKLGALVSHQFIRSWFGVAAFVFVLWSFLGGLRILVGSWLLPVRRTLTWSAVTLFWLPAALAFAFRSGELAFLGGALGYTVNGHLTGLLGNFGAAALLLFSLGAVLTAVFDPNFSWLATLMQRRTAAPVERAVTEEPVEIKANRVRTETVSEPAAPATEPVAEVMGTDRPDEAEVEELEEVVEEPEPTLEEEIGMEVEGLEPAAGLELDVTPSPPDELPADPILPAVPIAVDGMSVVAAAEDKVLTEDQIEAKLQEFGEYDPTLDLSSYELPPLDLLVDHGTGEVTVTKEELEANKDRIVATLGHYNIGIDKIKATIGPTVTLYEIIPQAGVRISKIKNLEDDIALSLAALGIRIIAPIPGKGTIGIEVPNSRPQVVGMRAVVASEKFQNTSMDLPIVLGKTISNETFVTDLSKMPHLLMAGATGQGKSVGLNAILVSLLYKKHPSQIKFVLVDPKKVELTLFNKIERHFLAKLPGEGEAIITDTKKVVATLNSLCIEMDERYELLKDAQVRNIKEYNSKFIQRRLNPENGHRYLPYIVLVVDEFADLIMTAGREVETPIARLAQLARAIGIHLIIATQRPSVNIITGTIKANFPARIAFRVTSKVDSRTILDSGGAEQLIGRGDMLLSTGNDLIRIQCAFVDTPEVDKICDFIGAQRGYPDALILPEVPTEEGGELDVDDGERDSMFEEAARLVVQTQQGSTSLIQRKLKLGYNRAGRIVDQLEAAGVLGPFEGSKARRVMIPNEAALAAHLNQGVAAGPGVGGF, encoded by the coding sequence ATGCCCGTGGCCAACGAACGCAAGAACAGGGTGAGGTCCTCCGAGGACGATGCCCCTGTGGAGACCCCGAAACGCGCCACCAAGCGCAACAAGCCGCGTGATGCCGGACCGGGCTGGTGGTCCCGCACCAGGGCCTTCGTGGCCGACCGGCGCACCCACAAGGTGTTCGGCCTCTTCCTGGTGCTGCTGAGCGGTTACCTGCTGGTGGCCTTCGTGAGCTACCTGTTCACCTGGCGCGCGGACCAGGACCTCACCAACCGGTCATGGGGCGCCCTGTTGAGCCGCGAGGTGGAGGCCGACAACTGGCTGGGCAAGCTGGGTGCCTTGGTCAGCCACCAGTTCATCCGCAGCTGGTTCGGTGTGGCAGCCTTCGTCTTCGTGCTGTGGAGCTTCCTGGGCGGTCTGCGCATCCTGGTGGGCAGCTGGCTGCTGCCGGTGCGTCGCACCCTCACCTGGAGCGCGGTGACCCTCTTCTGGCTGCCAGCAGCCCTGGCCTTCGCGTTCCGCAGTGGCGAGCTCGCGTTCCTGGGCGGTGCGCTCGGCTACACGGTGAACGGCCACCTCACCGGCCTGCTGGGCAATTTCGGCGCTGCAGCCTTGCTGCTGTTCAGCCTGGGGGCCGTCCTCACCGCGGTATTCGATCCCAACTTCAGCTGGCTCGCCACCCTGATGCAGCGTCGGACCGCAGCTCCGGTGGAGCGTGCGGTGACCGAGGAACCGGTGGAGATCAAGGCCAACCGCGTGCGGACGGAGACCGTGTCGGAGCCGGCCGCCCCGGCCACGGAACCGGTGGCCGAGGTCATGGGGACGGATCGACCGGACGAAGCGGAGGTCGAGGAACTGGAAGAGGTCGTGGAAGAGCCCGAGCCGACGCTGGAGGAGGAGATCGGGATGGAGGTGGAGGGCCTGGAGCCCGCGGCCGGCCTGGAGCTGGATGTGACCCCATCTCCGCCGGATGAGCTGCCTGCCGACCCCATCCTGCCCGCCGTGCCCATCGCGGTGGACGGCATGAGCGTGGTGGCCGCGGCCGAGGATAAGGTGCTCACCGAGGACCAGATCGAGGCCAAGCTGCAGGAGTTCGGCGAGTACGACCCCACGCTGGACCTCAGTAGCTACGAGCTACCGCCGCTGGACCTGCTGGTGGACCATGGCACGGGTGAGGTGACGGTGACCAAGGAGGAACTGGAGGCCAACAAGGACCGGATCGTCGCCACCCTCGGGCATTACAACATCGGCATCGACAAGATCAAGGCGACCATCGGCCCCACGGTCACGCTGTACGAGATCATCCCGCAGGCCGGGGTGCGCATCAGCAAGATCAAGAACCTGGAGGACGACATCGCGCTGAGCCTGGCCGCCCTGGGCATCCGCATCATCGCACCCATCCCCGGCAAGGGCACCATCGGCATCGAGGTGCCCAACAGCAGGCCGCAGGTGGTGGGCATGCGTGCGGTGGTGGCCAGCGAGAAGTTCCAGAACACCAGCATGGACCTGCCGATCGTGCTGGGCAAGACCATCAGCAACGAGACCTTCGTCACGGACCTCAGCAAGATGCCGCACCTGCTGATGGCCGGTGCCACGGGCCAGGGCAAATCGGTGGGTCTGAACGCGATCCTGGTCAGCCTGCTGTACAAGAAGCACCCCAGCCAGATCAAGTTCGTGCTGGTGGACCCGAAGAAGGTGGAGCTCACCCTCTTCAACAAGATCGAGCGGCACTTCCTGGCCAAGCTGCCCGGCGAGGGCGAGGCCATCATCACCGACACCAAGAAGGTGGTGGCCACGCTGAACAGCCTGTGCATCGAGATGGACGAGCGCTACGAGCTGCTCAAGGACGCGCAGGTGCGCAACATCAAAGAGTACAACAGCAAGTTCATCCAGCGCCGGCTGAACCCGGAGAACGGCCACCGCTACCTCCCCTACATCGTGCTGGTGGTGGACGAGTTCGCCGACCTGATCATGACCGCGGGCCGCGAGGTGGAGACGCCCATCGCGCGCCTGGCCCAGCTGGCGCGTGCCATCGGCATCCACCTGATCATCGCCACGCAGCGACCGAGCGTGAACATCATCACGGGCACCATCAAGGCCAACTTCCCGGCGCGCATCGCCTTCCGGGTGACGAGCAAGGTGGACAGCCGCACGATCCTGGACAGCGGCGGGGCCGAGCAGCTCATCGGCCGGGGCGACATGCTGCTGAGCACGGGCAACGACCTCATCCGCATCCAGTGCGCCTTTGTGGACACGCCGGAGGTGGACAAGATCTGCGACTTCATCGGTGCGCAGCGCGGCTACCCCGACGCGCTCATCCTGCCCGAGGTGCCCACGGAAGAGGGCGGCGAACTGGATGTGGACGACGGCGAGCGCGACAGCATGTTCGAGGAGGCCGCCCGCCTGGTGGTGCAGACCCAGCAGGGCTCCACCTCCCTCATCCAACGCAAGCTGAAGCTGGGCTACAACCGCGCCGGCCGCATCGTGGACCAGCTGGAGGCCGCCGGCGTGCTGGGGCCCTTCGAGGGCAGCAAGGCCCGCCGCGTGATGATCCCCAACGAGGCCGCGTTGGCCGCGCACCTGAACCAGGGGGTGGCGGCAGGGCCGGGGGTGGGGGGATTCTGA
- a CDS encoding type II toxin-antitoxin system VapC family toxin, giving the protein MTVERLLVDTNVLVYHLGGRADATRALQDVEVHISFVTEIELQSKATLSAKDLLSIQAAMANFRISDVNPSIKQMAAALRRKHGLKFADALVAATALHLNLPLLTADGGFERLKGEMEIRSL; this is encoded by the coding sequence ATGACCGTTGAACGGCTGCTGGTAGATACCAACGTGCTCGTCTACCACTTAGGGGGACGAGCCGATGCGACCCGAGCACTACAGGATGTCGAGGTGCATATCTCGTTCGTAACCGAGATCGAACTGCAGAGCAAAGCAACGCTGAGCGCCAAGGACCTGCTGAGCATTCAGGCGGCCATGGCGAACTTCCGGATCAGCGACGTGAACCCGTCCATCAAACAGATGGCTGCCGCACTGAGGCGCAAGCACGGTCTGAAATTCGCCGATGCGCTGGTGGCCGCCACTGCCCTGCATTTGAACCTTCCATTGCTTACTGCGGATGGTGGTTTCGAACGGCTGAAAGGGGAGATGGAGATCCGGTCGCTCTGA
- a CDS encoding sulfatase-like hydrolase/transferase produces the protein MRHLLASTLWAVVLSVNAQQPNILLVIADDLGLDPVPGYAPWVDKAAMPNLEALMAQGLTFDNVWADPLCSPTRSTIITGRYGFRTGVLNPGDLSLLPAGETTLHRHLSDLNSGYASCIIGKWHLGGQQPDPTYPNIMGVPHFAGILSGAVSSYTSWSLTVDGVTSPSTDYVTTALTDRAIDWIDQQTTPWFCWLAYNAPHTPLHRPPLFLHQQGPLPVHPDSIAANPMPYYLAMVESVDHEVDRLLASLTAAELANTVVLFIGDNGTSPDVIQVPYPPNHAKGTLYEGGVRVPLVIAGPGITRAGEREAALVNTTDLFATIVELTGHALPAYEDSRSLVPLFTQTGQTVRSCLFANVSQGAVSGHAIRDERWKLIDLDDGTQQFFDLLNDPWESTDLLLGGLNTSEQQAYDALQAACQPATAVPEQAGPSTFTVIPNPSTGLVTVQAPASAPIEVRIHDAAGSLVRALRITTTMDLTDLEPGFYFITMEQGGQQGVVRFVKL, from the coding sequence ATGCGCCACCTCCTTGCAAGCACCCTCTGGGCCGTTGTCCTGTCCGTCAACGCCCAGCAACCCAATATCCTGTTGGTGATCGCGGATGACCTGGGGCTCGATCCCGTTCCCGGTTACGCACCATGGGTTGACAAGGCGGCCATGCCCAACCTGGAGGCGCTCATGGCTCAGGGCCTCACCTTCGACAACGTGTGGGCCGACCCGCTGTGCTCGCCCACACGCAGCACGATCATCACAGGCCGGTACGGTTTCCGCACCGGTGTGCTCAATCCGGGCGACCTGTCCCTGCTGCCGGCAGGAGAGACCACGCTTCATCGGCACCTCTCGGACCTGAACAGCGGTTATGCCTCGTGCATCATCGGCAAGTGGCATCTGGGCGGCCAACAGCCCGATCCCACCTACCCGAACATCATGGGGGTGCCGCACTTCGCAGGGATCCTGAGCGGTGCGGTGAGCAGCTACACGTCCTGGTCGCTGACCGTGGACGGGGTCACATCGCCCTCCACGGACTATGTCACCACGGCGCTCACCGACCGCGCCATCGACTGGATCGACCAACAGACCACGCCTTGGTTCTGCTGGCTGGCCTACAATGCACCGCATACCCCGCTGCACCGGCCGCCGCTGTTCCTGCATCAGCAGGGCCCCTTGCCCGTCCACCCGGACAGCATTGCGGCGAACCCCATGCCTTACTACCTGGCCATGGTGGAAAGCGTGGACCATGAGGTGGACCGGCTGCTTGCGTCCCTGACAGCCGCGGAGTTGGCCAATACCGTCGTGCTTTTCATCGGCGATAATGGCACCAGCCCGGACGTCATCCAGGTCCCTTACCCGCCGAACCATGCCAAGGGTACGCTCTATGAGGGCGGTGTACGCGTTCCGCTCGTCATCGCCGGCCCAGGGATCACCAGGGCAGGCGAACGCGAAGCGGCCTTGGTGAACACCACGGACCTCTTCGCCACCATCGTGGAGCTCACGGGCCATGCGCTTCCCGCCTATGAGGACAGCCGGAGCCTTGTGCCGCTGTTCACCCAAACCGGTCAGACCGTGCGCAGCTGCCTCTTCGCCAACGTATCCCAGGGTGCGGTGAGCGGGCATGCCATCCGCGATGAGCGCTGGAAACTGATCGACCTCGATGACGGCACCCAACAGTTCTTCGACCTGCTGAACGATCCCTGGGAGAGCACGGACCTGCTCCTTGGCGGACTGAACACGTCCGAGCAACAGGCCTATGACGCGCTCCAGGCCGCCTGTCAGCCGGCGACCGCGGTACCGGAACAGGCTGGTCCATCCACCTTCACCGTGATCCCGAACCCTTCCACCGGACTGGTGACCGTGCAAGCCCCTGCTTCGGCGCCGATCGAGGTGCGCATCCATGATGCCGCCGGATCCCTGGTTCGTGCCCTACGCATCACCACCACCATGGACCTTACCGATCTTGAGCCTGGTTTCTATTTCATTACCATGGAGCAGGGTGGGCAACAAGGGGTCGTCCGGTTCGTGAAGCTGTGA
- a CDS encoding flagellar motor protein MotB — MTRATLITAALGALLLGSTSCVSKKKYTALTLSNETLKNKLDECNRGLDGCRSEKAVLEARLAELQNKNEHLKDQVAQLNNTNAALLNNVDQMATLSKQEAANLEKSLEQIKEQDLRIRTLQDALTKKDSVTLALVVSLKSSLGNLNDTDVVVNVEKSVVFIELSDKMMFRTGSTELSARAREVLGKVATVLNDKPDQEVLVEGHTDNVPISRECFKDNWDLSVSRAVTITRVLQDDYKVDPARITAAGRSEYLPLVGNDTPEGRSRNRRIRIVILPKMDQFFGMIEDGLKMASGQ; from the coding sequence CACCAGCTGCGTATCCAAGAAGAAGTACACCGCCCTCACCCTCTCCAACGAGACCCTCAAGAACAAGCTCGACGAGTGCAACCGCGGGCTCGACGGGTGCCGGAGCGAGAAGGCCGTGCTGGAAGCGCGCCTGGCCGAGCTGCAGAACAAGAACGAGCACCTCAAGGACCAGGTGGCCCAGTTGAACAACACCAACGCCGCCCTGCTCAACAACGTGGACCAGATGGCCACCCTCAGCAAGCAGGAGGCCGCCAACCTGGAGAAGTCGCTGGAGCAGATCAAGGAACAGGACCTTCGGATCCGCACCCTGCAGGACGCACTGACCAAGAAGGACAGCGTCACCCTGGCCCTGGTCGTCAGCCTCAAGAGCTCCCTGGGCAACCTCAACGACACGGATGTGGTGGTGAACGTGGAGAAGAGCGTCGTCTTCATCGAGCTCAGCGACAAGATGATGTTCCGCACCGGCAGCACCGAGCTCTCGGCCCGCGCCCGCGAGGTGCTCGGCAAGGTGGCCACGGTGCTCAACGACAAGCCCGACCAGGAGGTGCTGGTGGAGGGCCACACCGACAATGTGCCCATCAGCCGCGAGTGTTTCAAGGACAATTGGGACCTCAGCGTGTCCCGCGCGGTCACCATCACCCGGGTGCTGCAGGACGACTACAAGGTGGACCCCGCCCGCATCACCGCCGCCGGCCGCAGTGAGTACCTGCCGCTGGTGGGCAACGACACGCCCGAGGGGCGCTCACGCAACCGCCGCATCCGCATCGTCATCCTGCCCAAGATGGACCAGTTCTTCGGCATGATCGAGGATGGTCTGAAGATGGCCTCCGGCCAATGA